The segment NNNNNNNNNNNNNNNNNNNNNNNNNNNNNNNNNNNNNNNNNNNNNNNNNNNNNNNNNNNNNNNNNNNNNNNNNNNNNNNNNNNNNNNNNNNNNNNNNNNNNNNNNNNNNNNNNNNNNNNNNNNNNNNNNNNNNNNNNNNNNNNNNNNNNNNNNNNNNNNNNNNNNNNNNNNNNNNNNNNNNNNNNNNNNNNNNNNNNNNNNNNNNNNNNNNNNNNNNNNNNNNNNNNNNNNNNNNNNNNNatggtggctcacaaccatccataatgagatctgacaccctcttctggtgtgtctgaagacagctacagcgtacttagatataataacaaataaatctttaggtcAGAGAGAATGGGGTTGACAAGAGCAAGCGGGCCAACCAAAGTGAgaaaccttcattcccagcaactacataagGGCTCACAACCATTAGTACAgccagtgtacccatatacattaaataaataaataaatcttaaaaaaaaaaaaaaagaatggaagaaatgtGCTTCCCATATACTAAGCAGTAGTTTGGATACTACCCTCATAGAAGTGAGCTAGAAGAGATAACTGTCTTTTGGATGCTCACATCCCATCATGGATCATGATGACCTGGCCTCTGACCATCTGTCCATCCACATGCCTTTCCCTTTACTGCAGCTACATGCAGCCCCAGGCAATGTGCTTTGTGCCCTGCTCAGGAAATATTCTACTATACACTGTCTATTCTATTGAaaacacattttctcctttttgtatCTGGCTCCCTTCTGTGTCATCTAACTCATGCCAGACTCCGCAGCACTTCTCCTTAAGAAAATGTCTCCGTGGTCCCCTGGATTTAGCACTGGAGACACTCAGGCCCCTTTGCCCCTATACTATGGTGGGGTTATCTGCAGAGTGGTTAATTTGTAATTATGATTTTCCCAGTGATAGACATTATTTTCTTATCTTAAGCACTCAGCACTTGCTTCGTCCACATGGTTATCCATTAAGGACCTTTACAATTTTGTGACAGTTCTATACATCAGCATGGCCTCACACAGCATCTAAGGCAAAGGTCAGTTCTTTGCTTAGGACTAACTCCATTCATTAAACTCCATTCTTTGAGTACAACCATCAattcagaagagagaatctaGTCTACATTGGTTCTATTGGAGTCTAGTCCAGAAACGTTATTGGGCCATTATGAACTGATTATAGAGCCAAGAGcaaggcagaaaggcagagagctTGGTCCTAAGTATGATATTTAAGGCCCAGACATTCAAAAGCCAGAGTTCAAAGTTACAAAAACCAGAGCATTCATCATCCATCCCTACTGTCCTAACATTGACcccaaagaaagttttaaaaatcttacttCATTCTAAGAGAAACAATGGCTGTACTGTAGCTATAACATGCCAACTTCTACAGCATAGCATAGTCTAgccttttgttccttttattcaAACATTTTTAGGACAAGAAACGGTGGtagaattttctagaaaacaATTCCTCATTTTGCTTGCAAAAAAAGTGTAGAATCATAGATACAAAACAATCAAGAAGAAGTGACTGAAACCCAGGGTTTTAGGGTAATGGTGATGTGCACAAATCAGAGACCAAGGAAGTCCACAAAAATGAAGGGCACATACTGGGTTCCTTCTTAATAGGTGTTGAGACTCCTGAGTCATCCTGAGACAACAGGGTTATTTTCATATTCCTGACTGGATTTCCTTTCACCAAAAAACCTTCACCAGACTCCCCAAATTTGATTCAACTTCCCAAAGTAACTAATTATATAGTGGAATTTCCCAGTTAAACATCACTTAGCCTTTAGAATAGGAGCAAATGAGGACAGGTTCCCTGCTGCATGCCAGGGATGCTTATTTTAAGTTCTGGAGATTAACCAGAACTAAATGTGAAAGTTCAGGTGTCCTGAAAATGGGGGAGTTGTACATGAAGCATCTGAAAGAAAGAACGCCCCTCCATCTTTTCTAAGCATGAAGTAATAAACTAGGCAGTTGCTTGGTGACCGAAGTGTACtcgcggaggtcagaggacagctctgtgggAGATGCTCCTCACCTTCCACCCCATGAGTCCTAgagcttgaactcagatccctgAGCTTAGCACCACCTTTACCAGCAGAGACAACTCTCACACTGGGTCAGCCCACAAAAGGAACCCGGATTCCCCAGTAATATATCTGAGAACAGGTTTTGGGGTCCCTTCCCAGATCTCTGGAGTGTTCATTTTTGTTCAATAAATATGTCCTGCATtttactcaaaggaaaaagaaaagcatttaggAATTATTTATGATAGAACACATATAATCCATGTTTTATTAACTTAAAGTGACAATTGCTACCTAGTGTTAGTGCATACATTAGGCCTTAAGGAGAGTGGGTTCAGATAATTTCTCAAGGATAGACACCATGAGATATTTGCTTCGGACGTCCTTTACCTCCTTGGCATTTACAAGCCCACGGACTGCCATCACCCTGCCCACCTTCTATGTCCCACCTTTGTGATACCACTATCAGTCAAACAGAGTTTAAGAGCTAATAGACAAATCCTAGCTGTAACTTGGACAAACAGCTGTGCCTCGCTCTTCTCATCTGTTGACGGGACTGATAGCAACTCCAGAGGTTgttataaagattaaataaacttAGTGATTTGAAAATCATAGTACAGTGTATCATATGCACAACAGTAGCTAAAATATAATAATGTGCATTTATATTATGTCATTTTGTGCCGATCAACAACCTTAATACAGGAAGATAGCAGTATCACTTTCACTGAGCTCAGGTCACTACAGTTGCTAAGTGTCAAAGCCTAGCTGCCACATCATATACCATAAGGGACAGTACATGGAAGCCATCATGATTAGGTAAACACTTGGCTGTGTTCAGCATTGGTAGAGCGGCTATAAAGGGTGATTTTCAGATTTCCTAAAGAAGCCATTCCAGGCACTGAACTTGACTTGTGCTTAAATTGGACAGTGGTAGAAAATGCTGCAAAATAGAGCTAATAGTACCGCAAACCTAAGATTCTCAAACACCATTACACCTTGCCCTTCTTAGGTCTGTGGAAAGAGCTCCTGACACTGTTGCCAGAGCCTCGATCAGCACCCTGGGAGGACCCATGGTACCTCACAAaccagttttttggtttttttgtttttttggttttttttgggttttttttttttttttttttNNNNNNNNNNNNNNNNNNNNNNNNNNNNNNNNNNNNNNNNNNNNNNNNNNNNNNNNNNNNNNNNNNNNNNNNNNNNNNNNNNNNNNNNNNNNNNNNNNNNNNNNNNNNNNNNNNNNNNNNNNNNNNctctgtagaccaagctggcctcgaacttagaaatccacctgcctctgcctcccaagtgctgggattaatggtgtgtgctaccaccgcacCAACACCGCCCGGCACCAGCCCGCTCTTGAGTGgggcatttccttttcttctttctatcccTTTTCTCAGTGTGCTTTCCACAACACTTCGGGCTTTACTCCTATTCTAAAACTCCCTCCTTATCACATGGCAGTTATCCATGTAGACTTAAGTCAAACGGTATGATTTTTCTGctcttttctctatctccctcctcTGGGCAGTTGCTGAGATTTATAGCTTGCCTACCCTgagctgctgttgctgcttcttcttcctcctgctcctcctgcttctcctgcttcttcttcttcctcctgctcctcctgctcctcctgctcctcctccttctcttcttcttcttcttcttcttcttcttcttcttcttcttcttcttcttcctctccttctcctcctcctcttcttcctctcctcctcctcctcttcttcctctctttctcctcctcctcttcctcttcctctccttctcctcctcctcttcttcttcttcctcctctccttctccttctcctcctcctgtcccccctcctcctcctcctttccctctccttccttcccctcctcttcctcctcctcctctccaagAAACTTGTCTTTGAGTCTCCACTTGAGTCTGTTCTTAATCTTTTATTAACAAGACTAAGAACCACAACAGGAGACCTCCATTACCCCAGTGACATGTTACAACTCAGGCAAAATGCTTCAAAGTTTCCAGTAGTAATATTACTGAATCTGAGTGGGCAGTGTATATggctgggtggcaggcatggtaaGGGCATTCAGGGGAAGGAATATCACCAGTTTCAGGTTTTTCCAATGTAAGTTCACACAAATCAGACATTTCTTATCTGTCGCATACGGTGCCTGTATAGTTTGAAGTCTGTGACTGTCAACTGCAGGATTTGATTAGCTTCTCACagtgagctctttttttttttctttttaagaaaggcTTTGGGTCTCCCCCAGACTAATGGACCCGGGACCTGGGATGCTACTTGGCATGGGCAAGATGAAAATCTCCCTAGTTTCTTAGTATGCAATCAAGTTGGAAAACCTCTGACTAAATCAGCTAGCTCCAAGGTCCATCCAGGTAGTAACACCACACACCTTTCCAGGTGCTTGAGGGATCATCCCGACAGGAATGATTCTATGTTAAAGAAATACTTGTGCCCTTCCCTTTGGCTCTCAGACTAATGACAACACAGTGGATTCCAAGAAACTTGAATTTCCTCAGGAATCTCATGCTGTAGAGATGGTAGAGCTGGGGCTCTGAGGGCAGCGGCGGTGGGGGTTTCGGGGTGGGGTATTTGACTCCCAGAAAGATTTTAGTCTTGACAACTTGCTTGGCTGTCCTACAGGAGAGGCTGGAGCTGAGACAGTGGATGGACGATGGTTGGGACCACACCCTGACCAGGACTACTTAGGCATACGTTTTGCCCTCTACTTAAACTTCatggtgggggaggaaggggggacGTGGGGGAGGGGGTGCGTTGGACCTCTTCACTTGTTCTCCCAATGTAGCCACtttgaataaatctcctttctctgtcttcctctacTATCTGTTGTTTTAACTGGCCTCTTGAGGATGGCCAGTTAAAGTCTAGCTTGTTTGAGCTCCCAGGGCCCTGGATCTGACCCTACCAATTCTGGCAAACCCGGTACACCCCAGAAATGTACAAAATGAAATACCTGCAGCAGAATCTTGTTGCCATCATAGTCCTGAGTTTGCCACCTTGTGCTGCTGATGGGGACACATGGGTTGGGTAGAAGAGGCACCAGTTGGCCGATCTCTTGAACCCTGAACTGTAGCACCGAAGACTCTTTGGGGTCTACTGACATTCCCGGGGGCAGCTGTTTCAGAGAGAGCTGCAGGCTGAAGCCCTCAGTGGCATAGAGGACGAAGAAACAGAAGTCGCTCTTTTGCACAGAGGCGTCTCTCTGTAGGAGCATCTCATAGAGCCTGATGGCATCTTCGTAGTTATCAAAACTGCAGTACAGAGTCACCCTGAGGATATCAGTGCCACAATGCACTGGCCTCATGCCCCACACTGGCATCTGGTTGTGCAGACTGTAGAATTCCTGATTGGCAGGGAGATAAGGACAAGGCCTCCCCTGTGCATGCTGGGTAGGGAAACCCTGCCAGGGTGAACGCTGTAGGAAGTCCAAGACTCGAAACAACCGGTCCTGTCCCAGGCTTTCCTGAAGAAAGAGCAAAACAGACATCCCTGGGAAGCGAGCCCTTCGCGGATGGTACTTTTCATGGTAATTCACTGGTCTGGCGCGTTCAGACACCAGGAAGAGACGCACCTCTGGGCAGATACAATCCAGGAGTTGGTCCAGAGCCTGCTGCAGAAGCAAACCATTCCCAGTGTCGGCAAGAAGATGCACAGTCAAGGCCAGAGGCTCCTGTGTCTCATCCATGGCAGGCCTGTGTGAAGATTATAATGAAGGCCACCGACAGCGCCCACGGTTCAGCCTTTTAGGAAGAACCAAGGCCTCACGCAGAACCCTCAGCCTCTACAAAAATCTTCAGCAACTTCTGAACCAAGTTCTTCACCGGATCACACAtgctcctggcttcctccagTGCTCCAGCAGGGAATGTCACTCAAGAGTGGAGTCGGCGACACACAACCGAGTCGCTCCATGTCATCCGGTCTGGGCAGATGTAGCTATTTGCTTGGCTTTCACAGGCATTCCCCAGGGTTTCTGTTTGACCTAAAAACCTATAATGCTGAGAACCACCCACTGGGGGTGGTTCTTACATTCAACTCAGTAGAGGAAATGACCAGGCCGAAAGGAACAGGAGGCAGCTCTGTTGTGCTGATAGCAATCTGTAGCTCTGTTACACTGAAGAGACATCCATTTGGTGGACCACAATGAGCTCTGACTTCCTACTTAAATATCCTGAATAGAACAGTGTCTTTAAAACAACTCACTCCCCAGTCTTATCTGCTTGCCAGTGCTTTGTTTCTGATCATTTTATACTAAGTCACAGAGAAGTGATATTTTGTCTCCATAGTGTCGGCCTCACTGAAAAAAATGCCTGGCTGGATTTAGAGTCTGGATGCACTTAAAAGAAGTTAAGAAAGGAAGTCACCTTGGATTCCTGCAAATGAGCCCTCCTATATCAGTAATACTTATGTCTTCCCACTGAAGACCTGTTAATAAACTGTCATAAACTTCATATGAGAAACTTCATATGAATTGATTTAATGAGCCAACAAATCTACAAAGAAGAGAGTAATTATTCCGTAGTTGCTGacaagaaactgaggcataggaaaaaaaatcaagtaatttACCCAAACTCACACAGTGAAGTGCCTGGGGGCTTTGAACCCGAGATAGGAAGGGCCCACATCCAATGCTACCTCTCTGGAGCTGAGAAGCCCGGccacaatttcttcttttttcttgtggTAGGGAAAAGCTGCCATGTCAATTTCCTGTTGACACACTCACCTGTGGATATAGGCTGTTGAGTCTTAAATAGAAGGACATCCCACTGTTGACATAATCACCTAATCTGGTCCTAAATTCTTTAACAGTCAAGCATAGTAGCAAATACCTATAACCCCAGaattcagaaggctgagacagggggattatggtgagttcaaggctagttggGCTATGTAGAAGACACTCTAGGCCATATATCAAACCTCTATTGtaacaaataacaaagaaaaagtgCTATTCTGATAGTTGTGTTGTCACTGGGTCTGGATATGCATCGTTTTCTAAATGTGAGTATGTTTTAAAGGAAGCTATTAAAGCTACAGAATATTCTGTGACTCTCTAAGTAGTTCAAAACCAATTTTTAATGACAGGGATAACGTTCTCTAACTTTAATATACATGGGTTCCTTCAGTAGTGGGAACGTTATGATCCTGTGCTTTGGTAATGGGCTGAGTACTCTAATTCTAGCTAGAGACACCTTTGCCCCTCCATAGCTAAGAATGGAGCAGCGAAGGCAACCCCAGGAAAAGACCAGTAAGGAGTCTCCCAGCGGAGTCTACACATCTGCTGGCTACATTCATACTCTTCTATACATTGTAAATCTCCCAAGGCACATGGGGGAAGAAATagactctttctcttcctgacttGGCCAAACTGTCAACTAATCCACTTCTCTTTTCTAATTTCGGTTTCCTAATGTTTTGGACTGCAGGGAAGCTGAGGTGGAAGCTTATGGGCCTACCTACTTAGTAATAGAATAACCAAATCTAAAGCCAAAGATTCAATCCATGGAAAAGAACCCTCTCCATCCAGATCTACCCACAATTTTAATCAATTGGATTCTATAATCCTAAGATTTCTGTATTAGAGAATTATAGAAATACAATTTGTAACAgacaaattgtttttctttttctttctttttttgttttgttttgtttgtttgtttgtttgtttgtttgtttttcaagacagggcttctgtatagccctggctgtcctggaactgactctgtagaccaggctggcctcaaactcagaaatcctcctgcctctgcctcccaagtgctgggattaaaggcatgcactaccactgcctagcAATAGTTTTTCAATGTCTACATACAACTTAGTAATCAGATTCATTTTGCTTTAACCTGTCTGGGAATTGTTAgaggttttggtttcttttaaaagcatAGATCTCAAACAAgcattagaagaagaagaaaaaaaaaggagaaggaggaggaggagaagaagaaggaagaagaagaagaaggaagaagaagaagaagaagaagaagaagaagaagaagaagaagaagaagaagaagaagaagaagaagaagaagaagccacctCTTAACTCTGGTCACATGCTGACATTTGAAAACAATAGCCTTCTTTCCTTGGTTATAAAACCGCTTCCTCTCCCACAACCTGCCTCTTACAGAGCCGTCTCTTCTGAGTCACTTTAGACCAAACCCTGGTTTTTGAAAGAACttttgaaattcttaaaatagCATAAGGAACTCTAaatgactgaagaaaaaaaatcctacccCTGACTCAAAAAGATTAACTCACTAACTCACAGCATTTTGTCTAACACAGATGCTGAACAAACTTTTTAGGTGGGAATTGGTTTTTTAGCCTTCCATCCCACATGCGGTTTCCCGGTGGGGTTGTCATTTTGTTTACAGACACATGGATATACAAAGACTTAGATACAGACATAGATAATCTCATTAATCTCTTGGCAGCTAAAGCACCAAGCAGTTGCAATCAGGAGCAGGACAGGGTTAGCCAGCATCCTGCCTGTCTTTGCAGCTCCTTCTCCTGGAGCAATGGGACATCCTGGCCCTACCCCACCCTCCCAGGTTGCAACCTCCACTTGTGGTCACCTTCTCCCTCTCAGCGCAAATGGCAGCTCCTTAGTTAAGCCCCATGGTGAACTTTGGTTTTGCTTGATGCTCCAGTGGAGAGCACAGATGAAAACATTCAGGGGCGTCATCAGCTTTGACTCATTGATACTGggctctctgccttattttcccTAAGCTTGGAACCTATGCTCAGGTTCTGAACATAGGTGTCTGAACAGCAGCTACTTCACAGCAAGGTTGAAATATGGTGGCTAGAAATAATAAGAAATCggctattgtactggctggttttgtgtgtcaatttgacacaggctggagttatcacagagaagggagcttcagttggggaagtgcctccatgagatccagctgtggggcattttctcaattagtgatcaagggggtagggccccttgtgggtggtgccatccctgggctggaagtcttgggttctataagagagcaggctgagcaagccaggggaagcaagccagtaaggaacatccctccatggcctttgcatcagctcctgcttcctgacctgcttgagttccagtcctgacttcctttggtgatgaacagccatgtggaagtaagccaaataaaccctttcctccccaacttgcttcttggtcatgatgtttgtgcgggaatagaaaccctgactaagacagctattTAGGAGAATTTGTTCAGATCCATAAGACAGACCTTCCAGACTTGCCCCTTCTGTTAAGTCTCATAAATATACCGTAATATCTTAAAATCCTGAGATTCCTACTTCCACACCCAGGAAACCTTTGAGAAAAGGTCCTTCCATCTTTAATCGATCgaatatgtttatatttctcaTATACTGAAAGACTGGCTCCTCCCCCAGAGTAGAGATATACAGTCACCCAGGTCCCACTTTGGAGAAGTAACTTAAGCCGTTGGTGTTGTGGTCAACAACACAGCAAGTTACTTGGGAGATACATGGGAGGACCAGCTCAGAGGTCTGGGGGAGGAGTGATGCTACTTAAGTCTTGATAAGTGAGAGGtatggagacaggcaggtggggAGATTAGATTTGGACTTAGGGGACAGGAGCCTGTGGGAGTGGACCATCTCGGAGCTCTGACCAACTAGAAGTACAGGCGGCTCACTATAGCAGGAAGGAAGCGAAAGGCCATGAAAGGAGCAATTTGACTTTATTCTAACATAAACCGAACCATAGAAGGGTTGTCTTAGGCAGGATGAATGCGGAGGCCGGGTCTCACTATGAGGCCCAAGATGAGCTCACACTCAcagtcctcctgactcagcctctcaagtgctaggattacagtgtATGCTACCCACACCTGCCATCCGGAAACCCAGTTAAGTAGGCCCGGGATCCGGTGGAGTATCGTGCCCTCTGTCTTCCCACCGTGGCGCCATGGGTGTGTGAGTGAGGCTGTCAGTCCCAAATAAGGACTAATGCAGAAAAG is part of the Mastomys coucha isolate ucsf_1 unplaced genomic scaffold, UCSF_Mcou_1 pScaffold14, whole genome shotgun sequence genome and harbors:
- the Fam124b gene encoding protein FAM124B, with protein sequence MDETQEPLALTVHLLADTGNGLLLQQALDQLLDCICPEVRLFLVSERARPVNYHEKYHPRRARFPGMSVLLFLQESLGQDRLFRVLDFLQRSPWQGFPTQHAQGRPCPYLPANQEFYSLHNQMPVWGMRPVHCGTDILRVTLYCSFDNYEDAIRLYEMLLQRDASVQKSDFCFFVLYATEGFSLQLSLKQLPPGMSVDPKESSVLQFRVQEIGQLVPLLPNPCVPISSTRWQTQDYDGNKILLQVQPKPGLGVRNDEHPLPNGCLRGDGPPQDSRLNSTSTQRTLEPRSRRRSRSRRFKVHSLELPQPSGSWENSSDPLWRRPGWSTLAVSSASDMQHRRLSIPIEPKMGMNALRENGFEKLEAETNVDTGFTIINSEPRRSFPSRFPRDFQSSQSPRCLSGSSLEVTASPNQGLFKDRLCPLSLPGQRDFGVKKVVSKCSHHLPVQGEEKEEFFI